In Parus major isolate Abel chromosome 1, Parus_major1.1, whole genome shotgun sequence, the following proteins share a genomic window:
- the KCNJ15 gene encoding ATP-sensitive inward rectifier potassium channel 15 isoform X2: MQEEHFCVYAGWPRLPDNVLPGSSGNVLVRPLAAGITFMSRTEAVRMEPTKINMSRVPLVGGGIDSAVLKAHKPRVMSKSGHSNVRIDKVDGIYLLYLQDLWTTVIDMKWRYKLTLFAATFVMTWFLFGVIYYAIAFLHGDLEMNKFSPKREPCVKNVDSLTGAFLFSLESQTTIGYGFRFITEECPHAIFLLVAQLVITTLIEIFITGTFLAKIARPKKRAETIKFSHCAVITKHNGELCLVIRVANMRKSLLIQCQLSGKLLQTYETKEGERILLNQASVKFNVDSSSESPFLILPLTFYHILDESSPLRDLTPQNLKEKDFELVVLLNATVESTSAVCQSRTSYIPEEIHWGYEFVPVVSLSPNGKYVADFSQFEKIRRSTDSTFYSMDSEKQKLEEKYRQEDQRERELRTMLLQQSNV, encoded by the exons ATGCAAGAGGAACATTTTTGCGTGTATGCAGGCTGGCCCCGGCTCCCTGATAATGTGCTCCCTGGAAGCAGTGGCAATGTGCTGGTTAGACCCCTGGCTGCTGGAATTACCTTCATGTCAAG GACTGAAGCAGTGAGGATGGAGCCCACAAAGATCAACATGTCCCGCGTGCCCCTGGTCGGCGGCGGCATCGACAGCGCCGTGCTCAAGGCACACAAACCCCGCGTGATGTCCAAGAGCGGCCACAGCAACGTCAGGATTGACAAAGTCGATGGCATTTACCTGCTCTACCTGCAGGACCTGTGGACCACAGTCATAGACATGAAGTGGAGGTACAAACTCACCCTGTTTGCTGCTACTTTTGTCATGACCTGGTTCCTCTTTGGGGTGATCTACTACGCCATCGCTTTCCTTCACGGGGACTTGGAGATGAACAAGTTCTCCCCAAAGCGGGAGCCGTGCGTGAAGAACGTGGATTCCCTGACTGGGGcattccttttctccctggagTCCCAGACAACCATTGGCTACGGATTTCGTTTCATCACCGAGGAGTGTCCCCACGCCATTTTCCTGCTTGTGGCCCAGCTGGTCATCACCACCCTGATCGAGATCTTCATCACAGGTACCTTCCTGGCCAAGATCGCCAGGCCCAAAAAAAGGGCAGAGACCATTAAATTCAGCCACTGTGCTGTCATCACCAAACACAACGGGGAGCTTTGCCTGGTGATCAGAGTGGCAAACATGAGGAAGAGCCTCCTGATACAGTGTCAGCTCTCTGGGAAGCTTCTTCAGACCTACGAAACCAAAGAAGGGGAGAGGATTCTGCTGAACCAAGCCAGTGTCAAATTCAACGTTGACTCCTCTTCGGAGAGTCCCTTCCTCATTTTGCCTTTGACCTTCTACCACATTTTGGATGAAAGCAGCCCTCTGAGAGACCTCACACCTCAAAACCTCAAGGAGAAGGACTTTGAGCTCGTGGTGCTCCTGAATGCCACGGTGGAGTCCACCAGTGCTGTCTGCCAGAGCAGGACTTCCTACATCCCTGAGGAGATCCACTGGGGCTACGAGTTTGTGCCTGTGGTTTCCCTCTCTCCAAATGGAAAGTACGTGGCGGATTTCAGTCAGTTTGAGAAGATCAGGAGAAGCACAGATTCTACATTTTACAGTATGGactctgaaaagcaaaagctggaGGAGAAATATAGGCAGGAGGACCAAAGAGAGAGGGAACTGAGAACAATGTTGTTACAGCAAAGTAATGTTTGA
- the KCNJ15 gene encoding ATP-sensitive inward rectifier potassium channel 15 isoform X5: protein MEPTKINMSRVPLVGGGIDSAVLKAHKPRVMSKSGHSNVRIDKVDGIYLLYLQDLWTTVIDMKWRYKLTLFAATFVMTWFLFGVIYYAIAFLHGDLEMNKFSPKREPCVKNVDSLTGAFLFSLESQTTIGYGFRFITEECPHAIFLLVAQLVITTLIEIFITGTFLAKIARPKKRAETIKFSHCAVITKHNGELCLVIRVANMRKSLLIQCQLSGKLLQTYETKEGERILLNQASVKFNVDSSSESPFLILPLTFYHILDESSPLRDLTPQNLKEKDFELVVLLNATVESTSAVCQSRTSYIPEEIHWGYEFVPVVSLSPNGKYVADFSQFEKIRRSTDSTFYSMDSEKQKLEEKYRQEDQRERELRTMLLQQSNV, encoded by the coding sequence ATGGAGCCCACAAAGATCAACATGTCCCGCGTGCCCCTGGTCGGCGGCGGCATCGACAGCGCCGTGCTCAAGGCACACAAACCCCGCGTGATGTCCAAGAGCGGCCACAGCAACGTCAGGATTGACAAAGTCGATGGCATTTACCTGCTCTACCTGCAGGACCTGTGGACCACAGTCATAGACATGAAGTGGAGGTACAAACTCACCCTGTTTGCTGCTACTTTTGTCATGACCTGGTTCCTCTTTGGGGTGATCTACTACGCCATCGCTTTCCTTCACGGGGACTTGGAGATGAACAAGTTCTCCCCAAAGCGGGAGCCGTGCGTGAAGAACGTGGATTCCCTGACTGGGGcattccttttctccctggagTCCCAGACAACCATTGGCTACGGATTTCGTTTCATCACCGAGGAGTGTCCCCACGCCATTTTCCTGCTTGTGGCCCAGCTGGTCATCACCACCCTGATCGAGATCTTCATCACAGGTACCTTCCTGGCCAAGATCGCCAGGCCCAAAAAAAGGGCAGAGACCATTAAATTCAGCCACTGTGCTGTCATCACCAAACACAACGGGGAGCTTTGCCTGGTGATCAGAGTGGCAAACATGAGGAAGAGCCTCCTGATACAGTGTCAGCTCTCTGGGAAGCTTCTTCAGACCTACGAAACCAAAGAAGGGGAGAGGATTCTGCTGAACCAAGCCAGTGTCAAATTCAACGTTGACTCCTCTTCGGAGAGTCCCTTCCTCATTTTGCCTTTGACCTTCTACCACATTTTGGATGAAAGCAGCCCTCTGAGAGACCTCACACCTCAAAACCTCAAGGAGAAGGACTTTGAGCTCGTGGTGCTCCTGAATGCCACGGTGGAGTCCACCAGTGCTGTCTGCCAGAGCAGGACTTCCTACATCCCTGAGGAGATCCACTGGGGCTACGAGTTTGTGCCTGTGGTTTCCCTCTCTCCAAATGGAAAGTACGTGGCGGATTTCAGTCAGTTTGAGAAGATCAGGAGAAGCACAGATTCTACATTTTACAGTATGGactctgaaaagcaaaagctggaGGAGAAATATAGGCAGGAGGACCAAAGAGAGAGGGAACTGAGAACAATGTTGTTACAGCAAAGTAATGTTTGA
- the KCNJ15 gene encoding ATP-sensitive inward rectifier potassium channel 15 isoform X1: MQEEHFCVYAGWPRLPDNVLPGSSGNVLVRPLAAGITFMSRYSCLVVWTEAVRMEPTKINMSRVPLVGGGIDSAVLKAHKPRVMSKSGHSNVRIDKVDGIYLLYLQDLWTTVIDMKWRYKLTLFAATFVMTWFLFGVIYYAIAFLHGDLEMNKFSPKREPCVKNVDSLTGAFLFSLESQTTIGYGFRFITEECPHAIFLLVAQLVITTLIEIFITGTFLAKIARPKKRAETIKFSHCAVITKHNGELCLVIRVANMRKSLLIQCQLSGKLLQTYETKEGERILLNQASVKFNVDSSSESPFLILPLTFYHILDESSPLRDLTPQNLKEKDFELVVLLNATVESTSAVCQSRTSYIPEEIHWGYEFVPVVSLSPNGKYVADFSQFEKIRRSTDSTFYSMDSEKQKLEEKYRQEDQRERELRTMLLQQSNV, encoded by the exons ATGCAAGAGGAACATTTTTGCGTGTATGCAGGCTGGCCCCGGCTCCCTGATAATGTGCTCCCTGGAAGCAGTGGCAATGTGCTGGTTAGACCCCTGGCTGCTGGAATTACCTTCATGTCAAGGTATTCATGCTTGGTGGTTTG GACTGAAGCAGTGAGGATGGAGCCCACAAAGATCAACATGTCCCGCGTGCCCCTGGTCGGCGGCGGCATCGACAGCGCCGTGCTCAAGGCACACAAACCCCGCGTGATGTCCAAGAGCGGCCACAGCAACGTCAGGATTGACAAAGTCGATGGCATTTACCTGCTCTACCTGCAGGACCTGTGGACCACAGTCATAGACATGAAGTGGAGGTACAAACTCACCCTGTTTGCTGCTACTTTTGTCATGACCTGGTTCCTCTTTGGGGTGATCTACTACGCCATCGCTTTCCTTCACGGGGACTTGGAGATGAACAAGTTCTCCCCAAAGCGGGAGCCGTGCGTGAAGAACGTGGATTCCCTGACTGGGGcattccttttctccctggagTCCCAGACAACCATTGGCTACGGATTTCGTTTCATCACCGAGGAGTGTCCCCACGCCATTTTCCTGCTTGTGGCCCAGCTGGTCATCACCACCCTGATCGAGATCTTCATCACAGGTACCTTCCTGGCCAAGATCGCCAGGCCCAAAAAAAGGGCAGAGACCATTAAATTCAGCCACTGTGCTGTCATCACCAAACACAACGGGGAGCTTTGCCTGGTGATCAGAGTGGCAAACATGAGGAAGAGCCTCCTGATACAGTGTCAGCTCTCTGGGAAGCTTCTTCAGACCTACGAAACCAAAGAAGGGGAGAGGATTCTGCTGAACCAAGCCAGTGTCAAATTCAACGTTGACTCCTCTTCGGAGAGTCCCTTCCTCATTTTGCCTTTGACCTTCTACCACATTTTGGATGAAAGCAGCCCTCTGAGAGACCTCACACCTCAAAACCTCAAGGAGAAGGACTTTGAGCTCGTGGTGCTCCTGAATGCCACGGTGGAGTCCACCAGTGCTGTCTGCCAGAGCAGGACTTCCTACATCCCTGAGGAGATCCACTGGGGCTACGAGTTTGTGCCTGTGGTTTCCCTCTCTCCAAATGGAAAGTACGTGGCGGATTTCAGTCAGTTTGAGAAGATCAGGAGAAGCACAGATTCTACATTTTACAGTATGGactctgaaaagcaaaagctggaGGAGAAATATAGGCAGGAGGACCAAAGAGAGAGGGAACTGAGAACAATGTTGTTACAGCAAAGTAATGTTTGA
- the KCNJ15 gene encoding ATP-sensitive inward rectifier potassium channel 15 isoform X4, whose translation MLSSALGALWNWKLRSRTEAVRMEPTKINMSRVPLVGGGIDSAVLKAHKPRVMSKSGHSNVRIDKVDGIYLLYLQDLWTTVIDMKWRYKLTLFAATFVMTWFLFGVIYYAIAFLHGDLEMNKFSPKREPCVKNVDSLTGAFLFSLESQTTIGYGFRFITEECPHAIFLLVAQLVITTLIEIFITGTFLAKIARPKKRAETIKFSHCAVITKHNGELCLVIRVANMRKSLLIQCQLSGKLLQTYETKEGERILLNQASVKFNVDSSSESPFLILPLTFYHILDESSPLRDLTPQNLKEKDFELVVLLNATVESTSAVCQSRTSYIPEEIHWGYEFVPVVSLSPNGKYVADFSQFEKIRRSTDSTFYSMDSEKQKLEEKYRQEDQRERELRTMLLQQSNV comes from the coding sequence GACTGAAGCAGTGAGGATGGAGCCCACAAAGATCAACATGTCCCGCGTGCCCCTGGTCGGCGGCGGCATCGACAGCGCCGTGCTCAAGGCACACAAACCCCGCGTGATGTCCAAGAGCGGCCACAGCAACGTCAGGATTGACAAAGTCGATGGCATTTACCTGCTCTACCTGCAGGACCTGTGGACCACAGTCATAGACATGAAGTGGAGGTACAAACTCACCCTGTTTGCTGCTACTTTTGTCATGACCTGGTTCCTCTTTGGGGTGATCTACTACGCCATCGCTTTCCTTCACGGGGACTTGGAGATGAACAAGTTCTCCCCAAAGCGGGAGCCGTGCGTGAAGAACGTGGATTCCCTGACTGGGGcattccttttctccctggagTCCCAGACAACCATTGGCTACGGATTTCGTTTCATCACCGAGGAGTGTCCCCACGCCATTTTCCTGCTTGTGGCCCAGCTGGTCATCACCACCCTGATCGAGATCTTCATCACAGGTACCTTCCTGGCCAAGATCGCCAGGCCCAAAAAAAGGGCAGAGACCATTAAATTCAGCCACTGTGCTGTCATCACCAAACACAACGGGGAGCTTTGCCTGGTGATCAGAGTGGCAAACATGAGGAAGAGCCTCCTGATACAGTGTCAGCTCTCTGGGAAGCTTCTTCAGACCTACGAAACCAAAGAAGGGGAGAGGATTCTGCTGAACCAAGCCAGTGTCAAATTCAACGTTGACTCCTCTTCGGAGAGTCCCTTCCTCATTTTGCCTTTGACCTTCTACCACATTTTGGATGAAAGCAGCCCTCTGAGAGACCTCACACCTCAAAACCTCAAGGAGAAGGACTTTGAGCTCGTGGTGCTCCTGAATGCCACGGTGGAGTCCACCAGTGCTGTCTGCCAGAGCAGGACTTCCTACATCCCTGAGGAGATCCACTGGGGCTACGAGTTTGTGCCTGTGGTTTCCCTCTCTCCAAATGGAAAGTACGTGGCGGATTTCAGTCAGTTTGAGAAGATCAGGAGAAGCACAGATTCTACATTTTACAGTATGGactctgaaaagcaaaagctggaGGAGAAATATAGGCAGGAGGACCAAAGAGAGAGGGAACTGAGAACAATGTTGTTACAGCAAAGTAATGTTTGA
- the KCNJ15 gene encoding ATP-sensitive inward rectifier potassium channel 15 isoform X3 yields the protein MSLFRALKKTCSLIKKSLFSRETTEAVRMEPTKINMSRVPLVGGGIDSAVLKAHKPRVMSKSGHSNVRIDKVDGIYLLYLQDLWTTVIDMKWRYKLTLFAATFVMTWFLFGVIYYAIAFLHGDLEMNKFSPKREPCVKNVDSLTGAFLFSLESQTTIGYGFRFITEECPHAIFLLVAQLVITTLIEIFITGTFLAKIARPKKRAETIKFSHCAVITKHNGELCLVIRVANMRKSLLIQCQLSGKLLQTYETKEGERILLNQASVKFNVDSSSESPFLILPLTFYHILDESSPLRDLTPQNLKEKDFELVVLLNATVESTSAVCQSRTSYIPEEIHWGYEFVPVVSLSPNGKYVADFSQFEKIRRSTDSTFYSMDSEKQKLEEKYRQEDQRERELRTMLLQQSNV from the exons ATGTCTCTCTTCAGGGCATTAAAGAAAACCTGCTCACTAATCAAAAAGAGCCTCTTCTCTAGAGAAAc GACTGAAGCAGTGAGGATGGAGCCCACAAAGATCAACATGTCCCGCGTGCCCCTGGTCGGCGGCGGCATCGACAGCGCCGTGCTCAAGGCACACAAACCCCGCGTGATGTCCAAGAGCGGCCACAGCAACGTCAGGATTGACAAAGTCGATGGCATTTACCTGCTCTACCTGCAGGACCTGTGGACCACAGTCATAGACATGAAGTGGAGGTACAAACTCACCCTGTTTGCTGCTACTTTTGTCATGACCTGGTTCCTCTTTGGGGTGATCTACTACGCCATCGCTTTCCTTCACGGGGACTTGGAGATGAACAAGTTCTCCCCAAAGCGGGAGCCGTGCGTGAAGAACGTGGATTCCCTGACTGGGGcattccttttctccctggagTCCCAGACAACCATTGGCTACGGATTTCGTTTCATCACCGAGGAGTGTCCCCACGCCATTTTCCTGCTTGTGGCCCAGCTGGTCATCACCACCCTGATCGAGATCTTCATCACAGGTACCTTCCTGGCCAAGATCGCCAGGCCCAAAAAAAGGGCAGAGACCATTAAATTCAGCCACTGTGCTGTCATCACCAAACACAACGGGGAGCTTTGCCTGGTGATCAGAGTGGCAAACATGAGGAAGAGCCTCCTGATACAGTGTCAGCTCTCTGGGAAGCTTCTTCAGACCTACGAAACCAAAGAAGGGGAGAGGATTCTGCTGAACCAAGCCAGTGTCAAATTCAACGTTGACTCCTCTTCGGAGAGTCCCTTCCTCATTTTGCCTTTGACCTTCTACCACATTTTGGATGAAAGCAGCCCTCTGAGAGACCTCACACCTCAAAACCTCAAGGAGAAGGACTTTGAGCTCGTGGTGCTCCTGAATGCCACGGTGGAGTCCACCAGTGCTGTCTGCCAGAGCAGGACTTCCTACATCCCTGAGGAGATCCACTGGGGCTACGAGTTTGTGCCTGTGGTTTCCCTCTCTCCAAATGGAAAGTACGTGGCGGATTTCAGTCAGTTTGAGAAGATCAGGAGAAGCACAGATTCTACATTTTACAGTATGGactctgaaaagcaaaagctggaGGAGAAATATAGGCAGGAGGACCAAAGAGAGAGGGAACTGAGAACAATGTTGTTACAGCAAAGTAATGTTTGA